The Candidatus Zixiibacteriota bacterium genome contains the following window.
TTCACAAACCTGTCCTTTATGACTGCGATGTGCTTCCTGCACTCGATGAAGTTGCCTTCATCGAACTGCAATTTTGCCAACTGGATAAAGGCCTTCGGATGCAGAAGAGTATCCGCCTGATCATTCGCGACAGTCTCAAACCTTCGTCGAGCTTCCGCGGTATCGCTCAGATACGAGGCATACAGATCGCCAATCAGCAACTGCGCGCTGCCGAAGATTTCTCCAGTCGTGTCTGTCACGCTCTCCAGCAGCGTGATAGCTTCATTCGGCTTATTTCGCAAAACGTAAGTGTCAGCGAGGTAACGTACGGTTGTGAACCCGAGAGGTGATATCTTATACTGGTCGATGATTCGCTTGTAATACTCCTCGGCATAATCAAGGAAATACTCGGTCCGTTCGAGATTCTCCATGCTTTTGTGCAGGCCGGCCAATCTCACGGGCAACTCAAGAATGTCTGTATTTGGCTGCAGATTCATATCTGATGGTGGGTAGAATTCATCCAGAAGCCTGAGATAAGCTTCCTCGGCAGCCTTCAAATTTCCTGCATCCTCTTCAAGTCTGCCGAGCCTCAGTAGTGCGACGGCCTTGAATTCGCGGTTCTGAGGGAAACGATTCGCGTACCCAGCCAGTACCTCCCTGGTCTTCTCGATATTGTCGCTCATTTGGTACAGTTTGGCTGTCTGGAGGAGGCTCTTGCCTGCAAGGAAAGCAACCTTACTCTCGTTTTCAGTGAGACTATCTTTCTCATTCAGCCCGGAAAAGCTATCCTCATAGGTATCTACGACCGTCTGGTATGCCTTGATTATCTCGGAGTAGTCAGCCTCTGTGGCTAGTTCCGGTTTTATGCCGAGTTTCTTCTTCTCCAGCTTCTCGGCATCGTAATAGAGACGTTCTACTTTGAACATATCCTGGTCGCCGATGTCATCGCAGGAGGTTATCAGAACTATGATGGCCAGCGAGGCAAGAATAATGGATTGTCGGCATAACTGCTTCATGTATCAGAACTCCGTAAATTAGTTAGACCGAAAATATATAAATAACAGATACATTATACAATTCTTTTCTTCAACTACTCTCAAATTTTGAATGCACTGTCCACCCACTACTTACCATCGGCGATTCGAGTAGTTCCCAGGTCGCGGTGCGTGTGAGGAAGCAATCAAAGGGCAGTTAGGGGGAAGTCGCAGAAAAAAACACTTGTGCAAAAGGGCTAATCGTTATAGATTTAGCGCGCTCTAATTGTGGGGATGTAGCTCAGTTGGGAGAGCGGCGGCTTTGCAAGCCGTAGGCCGAGGGTTCGAATCCCTTCATCTCCACTTTTTATGTTAGCACTGACACTATCCGGGGGCACACGTACCGCTTGCATCTAAAGCCATCCCCCGTAGTCTTATAGGGGCTCTATACCAGTTGTGATTCTTTTCGCAATCACCCCTCATAAGACTTGACAGCGAGGCAAGCAGCGATTATCTTTCCTGCTGAGAATAGAGTAGGAGGATATTTACGGGGCCGTCTGATCCGCATTGTTATAGTGCGGATTGCATTATTCGGTCCGATTCAGTCATGGCTGCCTGTTCAATCCAGGGGTGGTTGTGTGCTGAAAATGCCACATGGCAAAATCGCTAGGACGTATTTCGATGTCTGGGGCTGAGTGTCTGAATTACTCACAGGGTGTGCTATCTTGTGATGTTCGAATCCGATGCAGGTGCATAGTGTCTCGACATGTATTGCAGTATGAGACGCTTCGTAGTCGTCTTCTGATATCGAGTCCGCGGATACGTCCAGGCATAGCCTATTGACAGTGGAATTGGAGGAAGTGAATGGTTGTGCATCCTAACAACAATGCTGAAAACAGCAACAATGGTAATCATGCAGAGAAGAGCGAATTGGGGAGACCGTACCGATTCATAATTGTCATCGTGCTGCCAGTAATATTGGCGTATTTCTTCATTGTCTTCTTCCCCATTCCCAAGATAGCTATCGATTCTGAAACGCCGACTGACAGTCTGAACCTGAAGAGCTTGCCGCTTAATGCTGACGAACAGGCACAACTCAATGGTTCTTCCCCTATGTCGGGATCTTCTGAGTCCACACAGCCGGCCGGAGAAAGCCAGACGTTCATCCAAGGCGGCAATGAGAAGGCCCAGAAGACCGAAAGCGTTGGGGAGCGCCTTGCAATGGAACAGGATCCGCGTGGTTTGCAGATTTCCTACTGGGCAGCGGACTATTATGCGAAGGTTGTCTTCTGGGTTTACTATGGACTGATGATGATGAGCCTGATGCTTTTGGCCAGAATCGTCCTGTTTATCCTCGATATCCGCAGATTCCGGTTCTTCTTCCCCAAAAAGGAGGATATGAAAACACTGGAGGCAGACCTTGCGGCTCTCCCCAAAGACAAACGCTGGGAT
Protein-coding sequences here:
- a CDS encoding tetratricopeptide repeat protein — protein: MKQLCRQSIILASLAIIVLITSCDDIGDQDMFKVERLYYDAEKLEKKKLGIKPELATEADYSEIIKAYQTVVDTYEDSFSGLNEKDSLTENESKVAFLAGKSLLQTAKLYQMSDNIEKTREVLAGYANRFPQNREFKAVALLRLGRLEEDAGNLKAAEEAYLRLLDEFYPPSDMNLQPNTDILELPVRLAGLHKSMENLERTEYFLDYAEEYYKRIIDQYKISPLGFTTVRYLADTYVLRNKPNEAITLLESVTDTTGEIFGSAQLLIGDLYASYLSDTAEARRRFETVANDQADTLLHPKAFIQLAKLQFDEGNFIECRKHIAVIKDRFVKYSALQSEAQQILARTFDRAGDFNRAYSEYQWLITNHPDSKESIEAYRYLPPYLKQNGQDDLAREWYDKAIDYLTAMRDKSTGTYFGLTAQGNLVNIYYDLERWNEVATELQRMQTDYPNSEVSADALVKAGDIYREKLFDPPKARQSYELQLKLYPDLPITEEARKHLSN
- a CDS encoding MotA/TolQ/ExbB proton channel family protein translates to MVVHPNNNAENSNNGNHAEKSELGRPYRFIIVIVLPVILAYFFIVFFPIPKIAIDSETPTDSLNLKSLPLNADEQAQLNGSSPMSGSSESTQPAGESQTFIQGGNEKAQKTESVGERLAMEQDPRGLQISYWAADYYAKVVFWVYYGLMMMSLMLLARIVLFILDIRRFRFFFPKKEDMKTLEADLAALPKDKRWDKLEEKAGEAVPVGICSRILQKLGMRSRNLTLESTSHFWSILKGLVTSDVLKKNKNNDYYSAYVVSAVNTVWREIQPAKILESIMQASPAVGFFGTLIGLLFIFTRSEGAGANLAGTPEFAVGLRVAIITSLWGLFNLGLAVLIRFGSGYLGNWYSSKMVAKAKRLWLML